The Eurosta solidaginis isolate ZX-2024a chromosome 4, ASM4086904v1, whole genome shotgun sequence genome includes a window with the following:
- the LOC137249560 gene encoding BTB/POZ domain-containing protein 3-like, whose protein sequence is MENWDSLSYSKKLSCLKTSPADCSFVIGKGRNSKVVEAHKSVLACGSTFFEIMFSGIYKEADESFNIPLENILDFNDFKVVLEYIYFKTTDSLENLNLRRLKHVAYLADYYKLDELLNACHIKMEKTVTEKHTSFDDFLQCFEYQNKLGRRFTSYMNNGSTYTWASIEKKFPYASNELLTNTSVYDLDPLYFYELLKVFACKFKETERFCLIENYAKIHRLKMEEFPLNTIQIDSHSTFTMGDSDERNVETSVPGKKQMFDLINLKKMSLNEFRNGPAVSEVWNTTAEEKFELLLAFTTNERPCRYSH, encoded by the exons ATGGAGAACTGGGATAGTTTAAG CTATAGCAAAAAGTTAAGCTGCCTAAAAACTTCGCCGGCAGACTGTAGCTTTGTAATAGGAAAAGGAAGGAACTCTAAAGTTGTTGAAGCGCATAAATCTGTACTGGCGTGTGGGTCtactttttttgaaattatgTTCAGCGGTATTTACAAAGAAGCAGACGAAAGTTTCAATATACCTTTGGAAAATATATTGGATTTCAATGACTTTAAAGTAGTGCTAGAGTATATTTATTTCAAAACAACTGATTCACTTGAAAACTTAAACTTGAGGCGTTTAAAGCATGTCGCTTACCTGGCGGATTATTATAAGCTCGACGAACTTCTAAATGCTTGTCATATCAAAATGGAAAAAACTGTTACCGAAAAGCATACAAGCTTTGATGATTTCTTACAATGTTTTGAATACCAAAATAAGTTGGGGCGGCGGTTTACTTCATACATGAATAATGGTTCAACTTATACTTGGGctagtattgaaaaaaaattcccGTATGCATCTAATGAGTTATTGACTAATACGTCAGTATATGATTTGGATCCACTATATTTCTACGAACTGCTAAAGGTGTTTGCTTGTAAATTTAAAGAAACTgaacgcttttgtttaattgaaaaCTATGCTAAGATACACCGACTTAAAATGGAGGAATTTCCACTTAATACAATCCAGATCGATTCTCATAGTACCTTTACAATGGGCGATTCTGACGAAAGAAATGTCGAAACTTCAGTTCCAGGAAAAAAACAAATGTTTGATTTAATtaacttgaaaaaaatgtctcTCAACGAATTTAGGAATGGCCCTGCTGTATCCGAAGTTTGGAATACAACTGCTGAGGAAAAGTTTGAACTCTTGCTTGCCTTTACTACCAATGAAAGACCGTGCCGTTACAGCCACTAA